Proteins from one Drosophila gunungcola strain Sukarami chromosome 3R, Dgunungcola_SK_2, whole genome shotgun sequence genomic window:
- the LOC128266763 gene encoding segmentation protein fushi tarazu: MAATNSQQSHYSYADNMNMYNMYHPHSLPPTYYDNSTSNAYYQNSSSYQSYQGYYPQESYSDSYYYYNNIQEQAQTAQSAPTTPPPKSAKRKAEEDAIIAAVEERPSTLRALLTNPVKKLKYTPDYFYTTVEQVKKTPAPVPVSKVAASPAPSYEQEYVAVPTPSASEDVDYLDVYSPQSQSQKHLKNGDFATPPPTTPTSLPPPVEGISTPPQSPGEKSSSAVSQEINHRIVTAPNGAGDFNWSHIEETLASDCKDSKRTRQTYTRYQTLELEKEFHFNRYITRRRRIDIANALSLSERQIKIWFQNRRMKSKKDRTLESSPEHCGAGYSALLPPLEATTTSSGPGPAAVSSVPMYHHHHQATATSYPAYNHNHSHGHSHSYGLLNDYPQQQQSHQQYEAYPQQYQHQQQCGYQQHPQDLYHLP; the protein is encoded by the exons ATGGCCGCCACCAACAGCCAACAGAGCCACTACAGCTACGCCGACAACATGAACATGTACAACATGTACCACCCCCACAGTTTGCCGCCCACCTACTACGATAACTCCACCAGCAATGCCTACTACCAGAACAGTTCCAGTTACCAGAGCTACCAGGGCTACTATCCGCAGGAGAGCTACTCGGACAGCTACTACTACTACAACAACATCCAAGAGCAGGCCCAGACCGCCCAGTCAGCGCCCACCACCCCCCCACCGAAGAGTGCCAAGCGCAAGGCCGAAGAGGATGCCATCATCGCCGCCGTGGAGGAGCGACCCAGCACCCTGAGGGCCCTGCTCACCAACCCCGTGAAGAAGCTGAAGTACACCCCCGACTACTTCTACACCACCGTGGAGCAGGTGAAGAAGACCCCGGCCCCGGTCCCGGTCTCCAAGGTCGCCGCCAGTCCCGCCCCCAGCTACGAGCAGGAGTACGTGGCCGTGCCCACGCCCAGCGCCTCCGAGGACGTCGACTACCTGGACGTCTACTCCCCCCAGTCGCAGTCTCAGAAGCATCTGAAGAATGGCGACTTTGCCACCCCGCCGCCAACCACGCCCACCTCCCTCCCGCCACCCGTCGAGGGCATCAGCACGCCACCCCAGTCGCCGGGGGAGAAGTCCTCGTCGGCTGTCAGCCAGGAGATCAATCATCGAATTGTGACAGCCCCGAACGGAGCCGGCGATTTCAATTGGTCGCACATCGAGGAGACTTTGGCATCAG ATTGCAAAGACTCAAAACGCACTCGCCAGACATACACCCGCTACCAGACCCTCGAGCTGGAGAAGGAGTTCCACTTCAATAGGTACATCACCCGGCGTCGTCGCATCGACATCGCCAATGCCCTGAGCCTGAGCGAAAGGCAGATCAAGATCTGGTTCCAGAACCGACGCATGAAGTCGAAGAAGGATCGCACGCTGGAGAGCTCGCCGGAGCACTGTGGTGCGGGCTACTCGGCGCTGCTGCCGCCACTGGaggccaccaccaccagctcTGGTCCTGGCCCCGCTGCGGTGTCATCAGTGCCCATGtaccaccatcaccaccaggCCACGGCCACCAGCTATCCCGCCTACAACCACAACCACAGCCATGGCCACAGTCACAGCTACGGCCTGCTGAACGATTacccacagcagcagcagagccACCAGCAGTACGAGGCCTACCCGCAACAGTACCAGCACCAACAGCAGTGCGGCTACCAGCAGCATCCGCAGGACCTGTACCATCTGCCCTGA